A genomic region of Microbacterium schleiferi contains the following coding sequences:
- the lipB gene encoding lipoyl(octanoyl) transferase LipB: protein MTVPYLDGWDLQRRIHREVRAGERPDTLILLEHDPVYTAGKRTESHERPTDGTPVIDVDRGGKITWHGPGQLVGYPIVRLREPIDVVAHVRRLERLLISALSTHGVDGYQVEGRSGVWVRRPLSEDKVAAIGVRVEKGVTMHGFAINCDNTLAGFRGIIPCGITDAGVTTVSEVVGAPVTPADILPTVIREFEREYAEVAA from the coding sequence GTGACCGTCCCCTACCTCGATGGCTGGGACCTGCAGCGGCGCATCCATCGAGAGGTCCGTGCCGGGGAGCGCCCCGACACGCTCATCCTGCTCGAGCACGACCCCGTCTATACCGCGGGCAAGCGCACGGAATCACACGAGCGCCCGACCGACGGAACGCCCGTGATCGATGTGGATCGCGGCGGAAAGATCACCTGGCACGGCCCGGGACAGCTCGTCGGCTACCCGATCGTGCGGCTGCGCGAGCCGATCGATGTCGTCGCTCACGTGCGTCGCCTCGAGCGGCTCCTCATAAGTGCGCTTTCCACCCACGGTGTCGACGGCTACCAGGTCGAGGGGCGCAGCGGCGTGTGGGTCCGTCGCCCCCTTTCCGAAGACAAGGTCGCCGCTATCGGGGTCCGCGTCGAGAAGGGCGTGACGATGCATGGGTTCGCCATCAACTGCGACAACACTCTCGCGGGCTTTCGCGGCATCATCCCGTGCGGCATCACGGATGCCGGTGTCACGACCGTCAGCGAGGTCGTCGGCGCACCGGTGACCCCCGCAGACATCCTTCCCACGGTCATCAGAGAGTTCGAACGAGAATACGCGGAGGTCGCAGCATGA
- a CDS encoding TetR/AcrR family transcriptional regulator yields MSGGRPHAVSQELIAEAACELFLEQGYERTTVAQIARRAGVSRSSFFNYFDSKSEVFWSGLDERIGFLDAFLAVACPSPQPASVVAEAVREAFVRFTPDALALALVHSDAMGVVPGLTQEMATRQWRIAASISRYLRRTGEDALPADVHAAAYAGAVIAALRTWALAAGGRVSLDDVLASAMEAAG; encoded by the coding sequence ATGTCCGGGGGCAGGCCACACGCTGTATCGCAGGAGTTGATCGCCGAAGCCGCGTGCGAACTGTTCCTCGAACAGGGATACGAGCGCACGACCGTCGCGCAGATCGCGCGCCGTGCCGGCGTGAGCAGGTCCAGTTTCTTCAACTACTTCGACTCGAAGTCCGAGGTCTTCTGGTCGGGGTTGGATGAGCGAATCGGGTTCCTCGACGCCTTCCTCGCTGTCGCGTGCCCGTCGCCGCAGCCGGCTTCCGTCGTGGCGGAGGCTGTCCGCGAGGCCTTCGTGCGGTTCACACCCGACGCGCTGGCGCTCGCGCTCGTGCACTCCGATGCGATGGGGGTCGTTCCCGGGTTGACCCAGGAGATGGCGACGCGACAATGGCGCATCGCCGCCTCGATCAGTCGATATCTCCGTCGCACCGGAGAGGACGCTCTCCCCGCCGACGTGCATGCCGCCGCCTACGCGGGCGCGGTCATCGCAGCGCTGCGCACGTGGGCGCTCGCCGCCGGCGGGCGGGTGAGCCTGGATGACGTACTGGCATCGGCGATGGAGGCCGCGGGCTGA